One genomic segment of Primulina tabacum isolate GXHZ01 chromosome 9, ASM2559414v2, whole genome shotgun sequence includes these proteins:
- the LOC142504432 gene encoding uncharacterized protein LOC142504432, with the protein MQSKIGEPLGDWDNEATVNELINQGAWDVNLISNRFNPFVAGEILKIPILPTGECDSLFWRFNAKGKYIVCDGCRFQRGLFSPPEHQSEHHIESWWEFIWSLSVPPKVLVFWWSISHDCIFTNPNMFRHHVPVSESCCLCNYPMDSTCHALFFCAAIKHLWKNSPFAHILKGAIQTSSLEICMWLKIHLSKEEFENIVFWSSAMICDFIKAQKKENIVIQAELGNPEKK; encoded by the coding sequence ATGCAGTCAAAGATTGGTGAGCCGCTGGGTGATTGGGATAATGAGGCTACtgtgaacgaattaattaatcaaggaGCGTGGGATGTAAATTTAATCTCTAATAGATTTAATCCATTTGTAGCGGGCGAAATCCTTAAGATCCCAATCCTGCCGACAGGAGAGTGTGATTCTCTTTTCTGGAGGTTCAATGCCAAAGGCAAGTATATAGTGTGTGATGGGTGTCGTTTTCAACGTGGTTTGTTCTCCCCACCGGAGCACCAATCGGAACATCATATCGAATCTTGGTGGGAGTTTATATGGAGTCTTTCTGTTCCACCTAAAGTGCTGGTATTCTGGTGGAGTATTTCTCATGACTGTATCTTTACTAATCCAAACATGTTTCGACACCATGTCCCGGTTAGTGAATCTTGTTGTCTATGTAATTATCCTATGGATTCAACCTGCCACGCTCTTTTCTTCTGTGCCGCGATAAAACACTTATGGAAGAACTCCCCTTTTGCCCATATTTTGAAGGGAGCAATACAAACCAGCTCTCTAGAGATATGCATGTGGTTGAAAATACATTTGTCAAAAGAGGAGTTTGAGAATATTGTTTTTTGGAGTTCCGCAATGATTTGTGATTTTAT